The proteins below are encoded in one region of Myxocyprinus asiaticus isolate MX2 ecotype Aquarium Trade chromosome 13, UBuf_Myxa_2, whole genome shotgun sequence:
- the LOC127450893 gene encoding zinc finger protein 705F-like isoform X1: MSKLDILHSKLAKRMSVVIRDILEEVGATVKDYQEETARVRTENAKLKQQLKNVLSRTETHLNELQSSGHHSLALNGQTELRYSSKNLHLCSAEESHTRLGWHEVQVHHVSQDSPDEVSPTEFPACGFGSQMESEDQEAQQTETYSQSQDSSSEEKPCLQDLIAVCKTEAEEMELMTLPTVGTEKIKMEPEDTIVTITSVTTKCNDSETNHQLRTAYNASTTSRKTRGRQLYYARHPKPKKVAAKRAKDDGYYTCSICGRHLKDLEKLQLHMKMHEKSYSCHLCGRDFLKFDYLRMHMRTHTGERPYRCKWCSKTFSQSGNTRRHERTCQRSTKVKTVQTIEEASLFQIIDKVDTGSNTL; this comes from the exons ATGTCAAAACTGGATATTTTACATTCTAAATTGGCGAAGCGTATGTCAGTTGTCATTCGGGATATTTTAGAGGAGGTGGGAGCGACGGTGAAGGATTATCAGGAGGAAACTGCCCGCGTGCGAACAGAAAACGCAAAGCTCAAACAACAGCTAAAAAATGTGTTGAGCAGGACAGAGACACATCTCAACG agcttcaaagttctggtcaccattcacttgcattgaacggacagacagagctgagatattcttctaaaaatcttcatttgtgttctgcagaagaaagtcatacacgtctgggatggcacgagg TACAAGTCCACCATGTCTCTCAGGATAGTCCTGATGAAGTCTCACCTACAGAGTTCCCAGCATGTGGGTTTGGGTCCCAAATGGAATCAGAAGACCAAGAGGCTCAGCAAACAGAGACCTATAGCCAGAGTCAAGATTCATCTAGCGAAGAGAAGCCATGCTTGCAAGATCTGATTGCAGTCTGCAAGACAGAGGCAGAGGAAATGGAGTTAATGACCCTACCCACTGTGGGAACAGAAAAAATTAAGATGGAGCCAGAAGACACTATCGTCACAATAACATCAGTAACTACTAAGTGCAACGACTCCGAAACCAATCACCAGCTAAGGACAGCCTATAATGCTTCAACCACGTCGAGGAAAACACGAGGAAGGCAGTTGTATTATGCACGACACCCCAAACCTAAGAAGGTTGCAGCAAAAAGGGCAAAAGATGATGGGTATTATACATGTAGCATATGTGGAAGGCATTTAAAGGACTTGGAAAAGCTGCAGTTGCACATGAAAATGCATGAAAAATCCTACAGCTGTCATTTGTGTGGCAGGGACTTTTTAAAGTTTGACTATCTTCGGatgcacatgcgcacacacacaggaGAGCGGCCTTACCGTTGCAAGTGGTGCTCAAAGACCTTCAGCCAGAGTGGCAACACAAGAAGACATGAGCGCACATGCCAGAGATCCACTAAAGTAAAAACAGTGCAAACAATAGAAGAGGCTTCCCTGTTCCAGATAATAGACAAGGTTGACACTGGTTCCAACACTCTTTGA
- the LOC127450893 gene encoding zinc finger protein 705F-like isoform X3, protein MSKLDILHSKLAKRMSVVIRDILEEVGATVKDYQEETARVRTENAKLKQQLKNVLSRTETHLNVQVHHVSQDSPDEVSPTEFPACGFGSQMESEDQEAQQTETYSQSQDSSSEEKPCLQDLIAVCKTEAEEMELMTLPTVGTEKIKMEPEDTIVTITSVTTKCNDSETNHQLRTAYNASTTSRKTRGRQLYYARHPKPKKVAAKRAKDDGYYTCSICGRHLKDLEKLQLHMKMHEKSYSCHLCGRDFLKFDYLRMHMRTHTGERPYRCKWCSKTFSQSGNTRRHERTCQRSTKVKTVQTIEEASLFQIIDKVDTGSNTL, encoded by the exons ATGTCAAAACTGGATATTTTACATTCTAAATTGGCGAAGCGTATGTCAGTTGTCATTCGGGATATTTTAGAGGAGGTGGGAGCGACGGTGAAGGATTATCAGGAGGAAACTGCCCGCGTGCGAACAGAAAACGCAAAGCTCAAACAACAGCTAAAAAATGTGTTGAGCAGGACAGAGACACATCTCAACG TACAAGTCCACCATGTCTCTCAGGATAGTCCTGATGAAGTCTCACCTACAGAGTTCCCAGCATGTGGGTTTGGGTCCCAAATGGAATCAGAAGACCAAGAGGCTCAGCAAACAGAGACCTATAGCCAGAGTCAAGATTCATCTAGCGAAGAGAAGCCATGCTTGCAAGATCTGATTGCAGTCTGCAAGACAGAGGCAGAGGAAATGGAGTTAATGACCCTACCCACTGTGGGAACAGAAAAAATTAAGATGGAGCCAGAAGACACTATCGTCACAATAACATCAGTAACTACTAAGTGCAACGACTCCGAAACCAATCACCAGCTAAGGACAGCCTATAATGCTTCAACCACGTCGAGGAAAACACGAGGAAGGCAGTTGTATTATGCACGACACCCCAAACCTAAGAAGGTTGCAGCAAAAAGGGCAAAAGATGATGGGTATTATACATGTAGCATATGTGGAAGGCATTTAAAGGACTTGGAAAAGCTGCAGTTGCACATGAAAATGCATGAAAAATCCTACAGCTGTCATTTGTGTGGCAGGGACTTTTTAAAGTTTGACTATCTTCGGatgcacatgcgcacacacacaggaGAGCGGCCTTACCGTTGCAAGTGGTGCTCAAAGACCTTCAGCCAGAGTGGCAACACAAGAAGACATGAGCGCACATGCCAGAGATCCACTAAAGTAAAAACAGTGCAAACAATAGAAGAGGCTTCCCTGTTCCAGATAATAGACAAGGTTGACACTGGTTCCAACACTCTTTGA
- the LOC127450889 gene encoding uncharacterized protein LOC127450889: MMTRKPSSIYSSAPLRSGAGRVISGWPGSSHCCPGKPSLLPNSCQRLSSWPMKTSKVHLAAGWPQSRAVLPALPNHEAGEERAPVCLHPADPRRLPEMAAGGGSRRRGSCRPGGAGAANPSTAKRNSRVGSVPPPGFAGGSCLTGRGPYDEPILAPWRRGAPPLKPVLRTRGFASPSASTVPCRSPPQVEVSAGAGMAPGPVCWSCRDPGHFRDQCPVMELGKVVRITDIPQAAPDWAGVYRIPVSVKGGTRQALVDTGCNQTSIHQRLVQHEALGTAKTVRVKCVHGDIHNYPVVTLMIKFRGTKHRVEATVSSRLTHTLILGTDWPEFRNILMGICADGACTKAVRCEMCDVLAGEAEPGPSLSAPRQRLQPLPSSGDFPLEQSRDETLKHAFDQVRVIDGQQLQPNVALSYPYFAIINEWLYRVTQDAQTEEDTTQLLIPWSRREMVFQAARYNPMAGHLGERKTLILLIARFYWPGIGGDVRRWCAACRECQLVNAPATPKAPLRPLPLIEVPFERIGMDLVGPLERSARGHHFVLVLVDYETRYPEAVPLHNISARSVAEALFKLISRVGIPKEILTDQGTTFVTDTTRALRIIGY; this comes from the exons atgatgacccggaagccttcctcgaTTTATTCGAGTGCACCActgagatctggagctggccgtgtgatcagtgggtggccaggctcctcccattgctgtccggggaagcccagcttgctgcccAACAGCTGCCAGCGGCTAAGCTCCTGGCCTATGAAGACCTCAAAAGTCCATcttgcagcgggttggccgcagtccagagcagtacTGCCAGCTCTTCCGAACCATGAAGCTGGAGAAGAGCGggcgcccgtttgccttcacccagcgGATCCGAGACGCCTgccagaaatggctgctggcgggggatcgcgacgtcgcgggagttgtcgaccaggtggtgctggagcagctaatccatcgaCTGCCAAGAGGAACAGCAGAGTGGGttcagtgccaccacccggcttcgctggaggaagctgtctgactggcagaggaccatatgacG agcccattcTTGCCCCATGGAGGCGAGGAGCCCCACCACTGAAGCCTGTTCTCCGCACACGGGGTTTTGCATCACCCTCAGCCTCGACAGtgccctgccgctctccccctcaggtagAAGTGTCCGCCGGTGCGGGCAtggcgcctgggccggtctgctggagttgcagggatccgggacacttccgggatcaatgccctgtgatggagcttgGAAAGGTGGTCCGAATCACCGACattccacaggctgcccccgattgggccggagtgtaccggataccggtaagtgtcaaggggggtactcgccaagcattggtggacacgggttgtaatcaaacctctatccaccaacgcttggttcaacacgaggctttgggcacagctaaaacggtaagggtaaagtgtgtgcatggggatattcacaactaccctgtggtgacccttatgattaaattccggggaacaaaacatagagtggaggctacggttagttcccgcctcacccatacgctgattttggggactgattggcctgaatttagaaatatattaatgggaatatgcgcggatggggCCTGCACAAAAGcggtgagatgtgaaatgtgtgatgtgctggcaggggaggcagagccagggccgtctttGTCTGCTCCACGTCAGAGGCTACAGCctctcccatcctcaggggatttccctttggagcagtcacgagacgaaacgctcaagcacgcctttgaccaagtgagagtgatcgatggtcaacaactccagccgaatgtcgccctttcatatccgtattttgcaattataaacgagtggttatatagagtgacgcaggacgctcaaacagaggaagatacaacccagctcttaataccgtggagccgtcgggaaatggtgttccaggcggctcgttataatcccatggcgggtcatctaggggaaagaaaaacactgatcctcctaatagcccgtttctattggccaggcattggtggcgatgtccgcaggtggtgtgcggcatgccgcgaatgtcagctggtgaatgcaccggccaccccaaaagcgccattgcgcccccttccgctaatcgaggtccccttcgagagaattggaatggacctcgtcgggccattagagcggtcagcacgtggacacCACTTTGTactggtcctagtggactatgaaacgcgatatccggaagcggtGCCTctacacaacatctcagcacgcagtgtggcggaggcactcttcaaactaatctcccgagtggggattcctaaagaaatcctcactgatcagggcacaacctttgttacggacactacgcgagctttacgaattattgggtattaa
- the LOC127450893 gene encoding zinc finger protein 705F-like isoform X2, translating into MSKLDILHSKLAKRMSVVIRDILEEVGATVKDYQEETARVRTENAKLKQQLKNVLSRTETHLNEESHTRLGWHEVQVHHVSQDSPDEVSPTEFPACGFGSQMESEDQEAQQTETYSQSQDSSSEEKPCLQDLIAVCKTEAEEMELMTLPTVGTEKIKMEPEDTIVTITSVTTKCNDSETNHQLRTAYNASTTSRKTRGRQLYYARHPKPKKVAAKRAKDDGYYTCSICGRHLKDLEKLQLHMKMHEKSYSCHLCGRDFLKFDYLRMHMRTHTGERPYRCKWCSKTFSQSGNTRRHERTCQRSTKVKTVQTIEEASLFQIIDKVDTGSNTL; encoded by the exons ATGTCAAAACTGGATATTTTACATTCTAAATTGGCGAAGCGTATGTCAGTTGTCATTCGGGATATTTTAGAGGAGGTGGGAGCGACGGTGAAGGATTATCAGGAGGAAACTGCCCGCGTGCGAACAGAAAACGCAAAGCTCAAACAACAGCTAAAAAATGTGTTGAGCAGGACAGAGACACATCTCAACG aagaaagtcatacacgtctgggatggcacgagg TACAAGTCCACCATGTCTCTCAGGATAGTCCTGATGAAGTCTCACCTACAGAGTTCCCAGCATGTGGGTTTGGGTCCCAAATGGAATCAGAAGACCAAGAGGCTCAGCAAACAGAGACCTATAGCCAGAGTCAAGATTCATCTAGCGAAGAGAAGCCATGCTTGCAAGATCTGATTGCAGTCTGCAAGACAGAGGCAGAGGAAATGGAGTTAATGACCCTACCCACTGTGGGAACAGAAAAAATTAAGATGGAGCCAGAAGACACTATCGTCACAATAACATCAGTAACTACTAAGTGCAACGACTCCGAAACCAATCACCAGCTAAGGACAGCCTATAATGCTTCAACCACGTCGAGGAAAACACGAGGAAGGCAGTTGTATTATGCACGACACCCCAAACCTAAGAAGGTTGCAGCAAAAAGGGCAAAAGATGATGGGTATTATACATGTAGCATATGTGGAAGGCATTTAAAGGACTTGGAAAAGCTGCAGTTGCACATGAAAATGCATGAAAAATCCTACAGCTGTCATTTGTGTGGCAGGGACTTTTTAAAGTTTGACTATCTTCGGatgcacatgcgcacacacacaggaGAGCGGCCTTACCGTTGCAAGTGGTGCTCAAAGACCTTCAGCCAGAGTGGCAACACAAGAAGACATGAGCGCACATGCCAGAGATCCACTAAAGTAAAAACAGTGCAAACAATAGAAGAGGCTTCCCTGTTCCAGATAATAGACAAGGTTGACACTGGTTCCAACACTCTTTGA